A single Paenibacillus sp. FSL R5-0517 DNA region contains:
- a CDS encoding GNAT family N-acetyltransferase, whose protein sequence is MQELTFMKNYKNNEVLRKSFFELAAETFDIDFENWYQHGCWGENYIPFSFVDGDRVVANASVNILELIIHGEQKKAIQIGTVMTHPDYRGKGLSTRLMNRILEEYENKYDLMYLFANESVLDFYPKFGFKPVEEHLFSMDYTAKKSPKPVNLRRLDIANADDLHLIQKFASERLPVSRHFGTAQTQGILMFYCLNVFSNDINYLEDENVIVIYQKEDNHIELFDVVSLNEINMKDILDKIADEDTETITFHFTPDATEHLVLKSTLTNEGLFVRTPGEHLYPVQVKHPITSIA, encoded by the coding sequence ATGCAAGAATTAACATTTATGAAGAATTATAAAAACAACGAAGTACTGCGCAAGAGTTTTTTCGAGCTTGCTGCCGAGACTTTTGATATTGATTTTGAAAATTGGTACCAGCACGGATGCTGGGGCGAGAACTACATCCCTTTTTCATTTGTGGACGGAGATCGGGTTGTTGCCAATGCTTCCGTTAACATCCTTGAGCTCATCATTCACGGGGAGCAGAAAAAAGCGATTCAAATCGGCACAGTGATGACACATCCCGACTATCGAGGGAAAGGACTATCCACTCGTTTAATGAACAGAATTTTAGAGGAATACGAGAACAAATACGATCTCATGTACCTTTTTGCCAATGAATCGGTGCTTGATTTTTACCCCAAGTTTGGTTTTAAGCCGGTGGAAGAACATCTTTTTTCAATGGATTATACGGCAAAAAAATCACCCAAACCTGTGAACCTTCGGAGGCTCGATATTGCTAACGCGGATGATTTACATCTTATTCAAAAATTCGCATCGGAAAGATTGCCGGTTTCTCGGCATTTCGGAACCGCCCAGACGCAAGGCATACTCATGTTTTATTGCCTGAATGTCTTTAGTAATGATATTAATTACTTAGAAGATGAAAACGTCATTGTTATTTATCAGAAAGAAGACAATCATATTGAGCTCTTCGACGTTGTTAGCTTAAACGAAATAAATATGAAAGATATCTTGGATAAGATTGCAGATGAGGATACAGAGACAATCACCTTCCATTTCACACCAGATGCAACAGAACATCTCGTTCTAAAAAGTACCCTCACCAATGAAGGCTTATTTGTAAGAACCCCCGGTGAGCATCTCTACCCGGTGCAAGTTAAACATCCGATTACATCGATTGCTTGA
- a CDS encoding DUF2536 family protein, translating to MEISLDIIKDKVECLQAYDFHELARAIEERIEINKALMLRVKQVQHQVTFDPIRTKMLYSAVVHFALD from the coding sequence ATGGAAATTTCACTGGATATCATAAAAGATAAAGTCGAATGCTTGCAGGCTTATGACTTTCATGAACTGGCGCGAGCGATCGAAGAACGTATTGAAATCAATAAGGCATTAATGCTGCGTGTAAAGCAAGTCCAACATCAAGTAACGTTTGATCCTATTCGCACCAAAATGTTATATAGCGCAGTCGTGCATTTTGCCTTAGATTAA
- a CDS encoding response regulator, with amino-acid sequence MIRVMLIDDEEDALDLLEILLGQMGNVEIAGRYLNPLQALEDLNRTMIDAVFLDIQMPGMKGTEAARRIRSISPELPIIFTTAYAEYALEAFEIDSTDYLLKPFTVSRLQNTVARITKDLYKQSSLTEENKPLVPSVLSLGGFHIISPGDTGKEVIWKTKKERELCAFLIHHEGKRVNAAVIIEALWPGYDLDKAKSYLYTCLSYLRRSLTEHGVAIHIRKGNQGFSAELNDITIDVSQFETLLNKILAEEHINELHYDQMNEMYVGDYMDGCNFDWAIARQLNIKSLYVRALRKWYMYYRSQGKLLFAANSLQRLLSLVPDSEIDGRELIRIHLELSNRSEAYRVSQELEQAVRIQLGTELEEETLLLIQNTMEGSGRTFQ; translated from the coding sequence ATGATCCGTGTTATGTTGATTGACGATGAAGAAGATGCACTAGATCTGCTTGAAATATTGCTTGGTCAAATGGGGAATGTGGAGATCGCTGGAAGATATCTAAATCCCCTTCAGGCGTTGGAAGATTTAAACCGAACCATGATAGATGCTGTGTTTTTGGATATCCAAATGCCGGGTATGAAGGGTACCGAAGCGGCTCGGCGAATAAGAAGCATTTCTCCTGAGTTGCCGATCATTTTCACGACGGCCTATGCCGAGTATGCATTAGAAGCGTTTGAGATTGATTCAACCGACTATCTGTTAAAGCCGTTTACGGTGAGCCGTTTACAGAATACGGTGGCACGGATAACCAAAGATCTGTACAAGCAGTCCAGTCTAACAGAGGAAAATAAGCCTTTAGTTCCGTCAGTTCTTTCTCTCGGAGGATTCCATATCATATCACCAGGCGATACGGGCAAGGAAGTTATATGGAAAACGAAAAAAGAGCGGGAGCTATGCGCATTTCTAATTCATCATGAAGGTAAGCGCGTAAATGCCGCTGTCATTATAGAGGCGTTGTGGCCGGGTTACGATCTCGATAAAGCCAAATCGTATTTGTACACCTGTCTTTCTTATCTTCGAAGAAGCTTGACAGAGCATGGCGTAGCAATTCATATCCGTAAAGGAAATCAGGGGTTTTCCGCTGAACTGAACGACATTACAATAGATGTCTCTCAATTCGAGACATTGTTAAATAAAATATTGGCGGAAGAGCACATAAATGAGCTTCATTATGATCAGATGAACGAGATGTACGTCGGAGATTATATGGATGGATGCAATTTTGACTGGGCAATTGCCAGACAGTTGAATATCAAGTCGTTGTATGTCCGTGCACTTCGCAAATGGTATATGTATTATCGTAGCCAAGGAAAGCTTTTGTTTGCAGCGAATAGCTTACAGCGATTACTGTCACTTGTTCCTGACTCCGAGATCGATGGACGTGAGTTGATTAGAATTCATCTGGAACTCAGTAACCGGAGTGAGGCATACCGTGTAAGTCAGGAGTTAGAGCAAGCCGTGCGCATTCAACTTGGAACAGAACTGGAGGAGGAGACGTTGTTATTGATTCAGAACACGATGGAGGGATCGGGGCGCACATTTCAATGA
- a CDS encoding ATP-binding protein has translation MKRKIVAILITLTMLFATYGMLLTYFTFNKKTMPMAANGVMDLTNWAFQEKGVVRLDGQWEFYPNRLLFSHPLTSEEAGDEAPSFIQVPGSWSKQMDTLGVATYRLRLLIDDDSVIYGMKTAAILISNRLIVNGQVVGSSGYPDHKDDYWALNKPYVSYFTLKPGWNDIVIEVANHEFRVTSGIGESIQFGKADQIAKIRDVATAHDWIALTAFLIMGLYFIGLFSQRRNDQSLVVFGLVCVFIAAFTSISGERVLFDALGPLPFWLYFRIQMVLTIGVGVGFFLYVYTAFRPYSYRGFTKAGLLSGGALLLLHMGFATQITTGPFRLVTSLYVTLALLYATYVFVYAVLNRVAGSWYLAVAAMALNALVLNQNLNVYFGVPIYSLPPVEPFLVLLMLALLMSLRFSNAFQRIEELSGQLMEADKHKDDFLARTSHEFKTPLHGVMNISRSMLDDTALPPTSGQREKLQLMIDITRKLSQIVYDILDLSKLKQGELRIDPAPVDVRSVVEMQIRFYSYLSAEKEIQLVNQVPADLPLAYADEIRLSQVISNLLDNAIKYTENGTIIVAGKEQEGLLQFEVQDTGAGIHPEDMPYIFEPFKSMEEVSQRGSGLGLSIAKQLINLQGGTLSVSSTLDVGTTFTFTLQRATSNNENIASSDHSSASYIQPLENEYSFPTPYIANAAGKRTILIVDDQYVNLKVLLDTLQSHDYRIIAVKDGYEALRQIDEPGRIDLVILDLMMPGMSGYEVCQEIRKRYSLLELPVLMVTAAIQPQDKVAAYQVGANDYLPKPFDLEELKARIGSLLAMKESLGRAVYMEVAFLQSQIKPHFLYNVLNSIVASSYTDIERARSMIIALADYLRGSFRFSNSDKRIELDEEFKLIQTYVQIEQARFRDRICFQYEIPEEAYRLQIPPLLLQPLIENAIRHGIGDRIEGGTVKLIVQRLEEDWLFVVSDDGVGIPPDRMKILLEHSESAVQQGVGLRNIDKRLRFEYGTSLVLTSEPGHGTSVAFHIPNGLS, from the coding sequence ATGAAACGCAAAATCGTTGCGATCCTAATTACATTGACAATGTTGTTCGCGACTTACGGTATGCTGTTAACATACTTTACTTTTAACAAGAAAACGATGCCGATGGCGGCCAATGGAGTCATGGACTTAACCAATTGGGCATTTCAGGAGAAGGGTGTCGTCCGGCTGGACGGGCAATGGGAGTTTTACCCGAATCGACTACTCTTCAGCCATCCCCTCACCTCTGAGGAAGCGGGAGATGAAGCCCCTTCTTTCATTCAGGTGCCCGGGTCATGGTCCAAACAGATGGATACGTTGGGTGTGGCAACGTATCGTTTGAGGCTTTTAATTGATGACGATAGCGTTATATATGGAATGAAGACGGCAGCCATATTGATCTCCAATAGGCTTATCGTCAACGGGCAAGTCGTGGGCTCAAGCGGGTATCCCGATCACAAAGACGATTATTGGGCGCTTAACAAGCCATATGTCAGTTATTTCACTTTAAAGCCAGGCTGGAACGATATCGTGATCGAAGTTGCCAACCATGAATTCCGGGTAACGAGTGGAATCGGGGAGTCTATCCAATTTGGCAAGGCTGACCAAATTGCGAAAATTCGGGATGTCGCGACAGCACACGATTGGATTGCCCTAACAGCCTTCCTGATCATGGGGCTGTATTTTATCGGATTATTTTCTCAGCGCAGGAATGATCAGTCCCTTGTTGTATTCGGACTCGTCTGTGTATTTATTGCAGCGTTTACAAGCATCAGCGGTGAGAGGGTGCTGTTCGATGCGCTGGGCCCACTTCCATTTTGGCTATATTTTCGCATTCAAATGGTGTTGACCATTGGGGTAGGTGTAGGATTTTTCTTGTATGTGTATACTGCTTTTCGTCCCTACAGTTATAGAGGATTTACGAAGGCAGGACTACTATCAGGAGGTGCTTTACTTCTCTTGCATATGGGCTTTGCTACGCAAATTACGACAGGGCCGTTTCGCCTTGTGACATCACTGTACGTCACGTTAGCTTTGTTGTACGCCACCTATGTGTTTGTATATGCTGTTCTAAATAGAGTGGCTGGCAGCTGGTATCTGGCTGTGGCGGCGATGGCTTTGAACGCGCTAGTGTTGAACCAGAACTTAAACGTCTACTTTGGCGTTCCGATCTATTCGCTGCCACCCGTCGAGCCATTTCTTGTACTGCTCATGCTTGCACTATTGATGTCGCTCCGCTTCTCAAACGCATTCCAGAGAATAGAGGAACTCTCGGGTCAGTTAATGGAGGCGGACAAGCACAAGGATGATTTTCTCGCACGTACCTCACACGAGTTTAAGACGCCTCTTCATGGTGTTATGAACATATCCCGGTCTATGCTTGATGATACTGCGTTACCTCCTACGTCAGGGCAACGAGAGAAGCTTCAGTTGATGATCGATATTACCAGGAAGCTTTCTCAGATTGTCTATGACATTCTGGACTTGTCGAAGCTTAAACAGGGGGAGCTTAGAATTGATCCGGCGCCAGTCGATGTCCGTTCAGTCGTAGAGATGCAAATCCGTTTCTACTCTTATCTCAGTGCGGAAAAGGAGATTCAACTCGTCAATCAGGTGCCAGCGGACTTGCCGCTCGCTTATGCTGATGAAATCAGGTTAAGTCAGGTCATTAGCAATCTGCTGGACAATGCAATCAAGTACACAGAGAACGGAACGATCATTGTTGCCGGGAAGGAACAAGAAGGCCTGTTGCAATTCGAAGTACAGGATACGGGAGCGGGTATACATCCGGAGGATATGCCGTATATCTTTGAGCCGTTCAAATCCATGGAAGAAGTAAGCCAACGCGGCTCCGGGCTTGGGCTGTCTATCGCTAAGCAGCTGATCAATCTGCAAGGGGGGACACTATCCGTGAGCTCAACCCTGGACGTGGGGACGACATTCACGTTTACCCTGCAGCGGGCAACGTCAAATAATGAAAATATAGCTAGCTCGGACCATTCATCAGCATCTTACATTCAACCTTTGGAGAACGAGTATTCGTTTCCTACACCGTATATTGCGAATGCCGCTGGTAAGCGCACGATTTTGATCGTTGATGATCAGTATGTCAATCTGAAGGTTTTGCTGGATACGCTACAATCCCATGACTATCGGATCATCGCAGTCAAAGATGGATACGAAGCACTTCGCCAGATCGATGAACCGGGCAGAATTGACCTTGTCATTCTGGACCTGATGATGCCAGGCATGTCCGGATACGAAGTATGTCAAGAAATTCGCAAGCGCTATTCACTCCTGGAGTTGCCCGTGTTGATGGTTACTGCGGCAATTCAACCACAGGATAAGGTGGCTGCATATCAGGTTGGAGCAAACGACTACTTGCCCAAACCGTTTGATTTGGAAGAATTAAAAGCCCGAATCGGAAGTTTGCTTGCCATGAAGGAATCATTGGGACGTGCAGTATATATGGAAGTGGCTTTCCTTCAATCGCAGATCAAGCCGCATTTTCTATATAACGTTCTTAATAGTATCGTTGCCTCCAGTTATACAGATATAGAGCGTGCACGGAGCATGATCATCGCGTTGGCTGATTATTTGCGAGGAAGCTTTCGGTTCAGCAATTCAGATAAACGCATCGAACTCGATGAGGAATTCAAGCTTATTCAAACCTATGTACAGATTGAGCAGGCAAGATTCAGGGACCGTATTTGCTTCCAATATGAGATTCCTGAAGAGGCATATCGTTTACAGATACCGCCGTTGCTGCTTCAGCCGTTGATCGAAAATGCGATTCGCCACGGCATCGGAGATCGAATTGAAGGCGGAACAGTGAAATTGATAGTGCAGAGATTAGAAGAGGATTGGTTATTTGTTGTATCCGATGACGGAGTCGGAATTCCTCCCGACCGTATGAAGATATTACTTGAACATAGCGAATCGGCCGTCCAGCAAGGAGTAGGTTTACGAAATATCGATAAGCGATTGAGATTTGAATACGGAACTTCACTGGTACTAACGAGTGAACCTGGGCATGGAACGAGCGTTGCCTTTCATATTCCTAATGGGCTTTCTTAA